The DNA sequence CTGTCTCTAtgagtttgtcttttcttttactctacatttaaaaaaaataagctaaatTCTGTTTGGCTCCTGGAAAATAGTTGACTGAAGGTGATTTCCTGCACTGTTCTTAGTTTGGTAGATTTGAGTTTCAGCTCGTCTTGTTGTACCTTGTTGTAGAGTTTAGCATTCAGTCGGTAAGATTGATATTcagctttccttttttcctcctccctcctcctctgcacCTCAGGTAGATTCTCATAAATCCTGGAGGGCAAACAGGTTTaggcaaaatgttttaaatgtctcaTGTAGTTTAggttgtttaaatattttaatgacataGTAACAGGAGAAAATTAGGCAAATAAAACTTACTGTTTTGATCTCTGGATCATCTCCTTTCTGGGAACAGCTCGTCTGAGAAGAACGGTGCCTAAATGGAAAGGTAACAAGCCATTACCCCAAGTACTTACTAAAATGCTactggtaaaaagaaaaagctattTCTCTTCTAAAAACtttgcataaaaacatgtaaGGTTACGCTAAAACAAACACCTAAGTTAAGAGGCTCTgtgcacaaaaaaaagcaaaaccaaaattCTGTTGTGACACTGACCTGCGATTTGACAAGTAGCTGTCACCATAatgagcagaaaacaaaaaaaaggtgcagCACTTGATCTTCTAATAGTGTGTTCTTGAGACCCTACCTGGCTTTGGCAGTCTGAAGAGTTCATCTTCCTCTCTAGTGAAAACAGGCTTCAGTTTCCTCTCCTCCATCTGCAGAGCCAGACGCCTCATCCTCTGTCTGGACCGAGAGATGAACTCTGGCCGCTGCATCTCCAGAGCCTCCTGCAGGATTTAAAAGAAGCATAAACCAGAGGTCAAGAtagagttttttttgttatgtacaGTTACTTACTGTTCTATAAAATGCCCAACCTATATCTAGCTGGACATATAAAGTATCAGTGCTTTCATGACAAGAAAGCCCTATGGAGGAAGATGAAATATGGCTGCCTCTCTAAAAACCATAGCAGGTGAATTCCTTCTCAAACCTACAAATGAACAACCGTCCCATTTtataagaaaaaactaaactaaacgaCAACTACAGACCAACCTGAAGAGAGACACGTGCCAGACCAGAGGACATCTTTTTGGGTCTCAGCTCTGGATCAACTTCAGCATGATGTATGAAAGTGGGCTGTTGATTTCTGTCACCATGGACTTGTCTCTGTCTGAGCGGTTCTCTCCACGGATGTCTTGTTCCATAAGGTTCAAACCAGGCAGTGCTAGGCCTCCATGCTGACGACTCGTCTTCAGGCTGGTTCTCCTTCCTCGCCTCTGATCTCAGATCGTCAGCAGAGATAAACCAAGAAACACCTGAAACCCACAAATCTATTATTAAATTAAGTCGAATTACAGGGTCaaactgacataaaaacaaaataactacGCACATATAagtatactgaaaaaaaaaatacattaaagtaaaacatcCTTTAACAGATAAAAGACGATGACAGAACTAAAATggcatttcattatttaaagttCAGTAGCGAGACGCTAAGATAAAAACAGGTTGGCTTGCGAATTTAAAATACCTTCAGGGTAAGGCTTTGATGGGcttctcttgctctttctctgcttttggAACTCTCCACTCTTTGATAAGCTCCTCTGGCCTCCTGTTCTTCTCTCTGCACTGAACAAGGATAGTGAGATCGGCCTCGGAGCACTGGTTTCACCAGGTGATGGGAACGTGGTTCCAACATCTCTGGTGTGTCTTCGAGTCCCGTTACTAACAATCTCCAGGTCACCTGAGGAAAAGGAGAACAATGTGAagaactttataaaaaaaaaaaaaaaacctatgttCATGGCAACTTTGCTTTGTTGGAGTTGGAACTTCAGGTTTAGCGGTTTAGCTAACCTCAGCAGATTTACATACGTGGCCCAGATTTATTATTGTTGCCTCTTGGTGTGACTGGGTGCATGACTGGTTTTCTTTATCAGTATATAGGGTAGATCTGCAATAAACAATTgctctttaaataaaagtaaaatctgaaTATTGCTGGTCCCGTCACCTAATAAACTGaacctcctctttttttcattctgaGATGGTTTCTATTTGCAGAGAATGACAAAAATCAATCAGGAACAATTCAAGTAGtgaatacattacattacatacagaGTAAATACATTATATGTCAAAAACTGGACCCTGCATTAAATTTGAGGACAAGACAGCACAAACTAATGCTAGCAAGTCTCTTCAAGTCAGACTGTCTCTTCGAGTTACACTGTCATAAAAGTGGCTTCTGTTTCTTATGGGGGAGGGGGCACCTTAAACATTCTGTACAAACTATCTGCCAACAACTGGCGTCAGTGTGAGAAAGTCGATAATGGTTATTATTAACAATGGTTATTTAAACTTACCTTAACAATGAATACATGTCGTTTGGTAAtataaaagttttcttttttagaacAACAGAGTAATCTGTTGTGCTGGACTGACCTGCCTGGATGCCTTTACTGACCAGTTTTACAGCCTTCTTGGTACCGAAAGTTCTGGAAGGGCCACTGTGTGATGGGAGCATGTAAGTGCTGGTTGATGACGCAGAATCAGCAGCAACCTGCAGACCAATGCAAGCACAATAAAGTTTAATATCAGCTTAATATCTTCTAAGTTCAGGTTTAACTGACCTGAGGAAACCCTGTTTATTCTATGTgagacaaatataaataaacatataggAAACCATACTTCATAACAGGACTGAGGACAACATGCAGATGTACATACAGATTCATCTGTGCCACTAGTCTCTGATTGTGTGCTTATGTGAGGGGCGGCCAAGTTTCTCCCCGTCCTCTgctcctttccttctttctgctTGTTGATGGTACTGTAAAGTTTACTGAGGCTGGGGCTGCTTTTCAGATACTGGACTCTATGAGCGCCGAATGCTCGGATCAGTCGGGCAGTGTCAATGGTGGACATGGAGCCAGACACCGTGGACAACGTGTCGGTTCCGTCTCTGTCTGCAGGACAGAGGTGCTGACTCTGGAAGGAGCTGCGTGAGAGACTGGAGGTGAAGAAGGCATGACTGTCGTCCCCTGCAGGCTGAGACTTCTCTACCTGAAGCCTCTGTGTCCAGGTGTAACTGGGGAGATCATCTTCCATCCGTTTACTTCCCCCGATGTTCCGCtctgcttctctggcctcataGCGTAAACTGCTTTCGTCCCCTCTCAGATGCCGCTTTTCTTCTCCTGTAGCATGTTTGCGCCTCATTCCTAGCTTCTGATTTATGGGGTAAGAATCATGATATTCCTCCGCTTGTTCTGGCACATCAGCAGCTCTTGTGTTATGAATTGAATGAGACAAGCGCTCAAGACGGTCCAGCAGTGAAGCCTCTCTTTCGGTAGCTGGCCGCGACTCCTCTAGTCTCAACAGATGACAGAACCTCTGCCACAGCTCGTCCAAACTTCTTTGCTGCGAGTCAGGGTGATGGATGCCAGGATACCGGCTCTGCTGTTCTCTGGAATCACCGATGAAGTTTTGGTTCACATGAGGACTTTTTCTGTCATGGTCCATCTCCATACGAACAGGCTGAAATGCCTCATTACTTGGCTCTGGTGAATTATGAGTAAAAAACGGAACCGGGCTGGTTCCTTGGTCTCTCGTGGAGGGTTCTTGTTTGCTTGATGTTGGGACTCTGGTAAAGGCACCTGACACCTGAGACGATTGATGCAGCACTTGGCTCTGACAGGTTTCGCTTTTATCTGTTGCCACAGAAGCATCtttaagagagagagacacaacaTGTGTTAAGACAGAATTTAGAGAAAGCAATTCTTTATAAACAATTATACTAATTAATACTAAATACATTAGGACCGCAAACATGTAAGTTTAACATCCTCCTGGTTACACAGAGCtctatgaaaataaaaaatatatagtacTGGAAAACCTTTATTTAATGGGCTCCACTGTATTTCTTAGCTGTTCCCGAGTGTGTTACTGCCAGTTTAACAATGCTCCTTTCATCTCATCACATacaatgcacacatttttaaagtttcaatTACTATATACCAACTACATTCAACCAGACTGATATGTTCAAATTAAGCAATGACAGACTTTATTGTTTTGGAAAAGTGGTACTTGTTTATACATGCATTCACCATATGAATACGTCAgctataaaattaaatgttggcATTAATTCAGTAACTACTGAGAGTATGAATACTGCGATACCGTATTTTCAGCTCACCTCTGCGTTCAGGTTGCTGCATTCTGAAGGTAGCCGTTTTGAACCTCTTGCTGTAGATGCCCTCTGTATGTCTGATAGTGACTCCACGGTCCAACCCTGGATTGAGGTGCCCGAGGATGTCACTACTGAATCGTGGGGGCAAGGCGTCGTCTGAGCCTGGGGAGAAATTAACAGTTGCTTGTTGTTGTGTTCTATTCAAAGGTTTCATTCCTGAGAAAACACTGACGGAGAAGTAACCAACATTTTAAGCCAGTAATGAACAGtagacattacaaaaaaaaaaaaaacctggagtCCTTTCTCCCTCTGCCTGCCTGCTGGGGCCTTTGCTCAGTCTTTGTCTCACTCTGCCCCTGAACGTGAATAATTAATGAAAAGCCTGGTGCAGGTTACAATAGACCAGCTGCTACTCATACAGACACAAGGGAAATGAAAGCAGAGCCTGCATCTTTATCACATACTCAACGGACAATTCAATTCTCTGGAACCAAAATGATTTACCTTTTTAACTTTAcctatttttaccatttttgagCTGAATCAGATTCAAACCTTGTACACAGATATTTCCCAGGgtcatttgaatttttattttcagattgagATGCACAATTCATACATCtttaacatttttccttttatcaTTGGTTGTTTGTGTTGAGTTAAGAGCCATTTTCGTCTTTCCACAAGTTCCCCAATCTAATGGACTTTAAGCTGTGTTCTTCAGCCTGCTGCTTAAAGATGTTCaaaataaagtcatttaaaGACAGAATTATTCTCtatacatatattaaaaaagagagagacctAAACATCAGAACTAAATTTggtattggttttattttttgagctctggtgcatcctgtttccactgatcatcctcgacatgtttctacaacttgattggcctcagagacaggattgttcAGAGACCACTTGGAGTTTGCCAGAAgacacctgaaggactctcacaacagaaacaaagttctctggtctgatgaaacaaagattgaactctttggcctgaatgccaagagtcatgtctggaggaaatcGGACAcagtgtgccaagcttgtagcttgaggctgtaattggtgctaaaggtgcttcaacaaaatATTAAGCAAAGGAGGTGAATACTTATgcacattgatttttttcatttatttttaatacatttgcaaagattttaaagttCTTTCATGtagtcattatggggtattgtttgtagaattgagGAAATTAAATGATAATCCATTGTGgaattagtaaaaataaaacaaaaatatgttcacTTCACTTAATAAGGCAAATAAACCACAAATTCTCACATGAGAAAAGTTTATAATACATGGCATTTTGGCTAGAAAAAGTacttattaaaacattattataattttgaatTGGCTATAAATATCCATGCAAACAATTGCACCAATAAATGGTAAGTGCCATGTTATGTGCTAAACACAGGTAAAGCAGAAATCATGCTCTACTGGCACAtctagttttttaaaattattgtggtcatttaattttcagtttaaaGTAGAAGGCCAGATTTTAAAAGAAGAGACTCTAGTACACCAATGGTAATGTGTAGGTATCAACAAAGCTGCTCAATACAAAAACTGTGTACCTGTGTGTGAGCTCTCTATGGTTGTGTCAGAGGGACCTGTAGAAGAGACATCAGCTTCTGTCTGAGGGACGTAGAAGAGCTCCTCACTACCACCAGGTTTATAAGGCAACAAAACAGGCATTGCTGTAGGAGGTGAGACACAAGGAACAAAAAGCATAGATAAATCATATAGAAGATATTTCACAGAGAAAGCAATTTTTATATTTGCCTGATGAGTTAAGAAATTTACTATGTAGATAGATATCATGTAGCGAGGGCAGATGGTacattttcaagaaaaaaacccagctcctaaaatgtttgcttttctgttggagcagctgtgtgatGGGCATTTATGGTAGAGCAATACAAGCAACGTAAAGAGAAAaacctacatttttaaaatcagtggcCCCTGCTGTGATACCGACAACCTACTCCTATATCCCCGCTCTTTGTGTTCTCATATGGCCTAGTTTAAAACTGGTCCACATCATGTTATTAGGACATAAATAAAAGCTTCCTTGTTGCTTTAGGTTACATAATACTCAACAAGACAAATATGAGACAAAGCTTTAACAGCCTACCTGATGATTCAGTGTTTAAGTGCCCTGGGGAAACTTCAGGTCTGTGATGAGGTGCAGAAGATTGTGCAGATGTATAGGTGGATGTACCTTGAGATACAGCGGTTTTAAATAGGATGGAAGAGTCGGTGCGTTCAAGCCCGTGCTGTCTGATTTGCTCTCGTGTTTCAAACCACTCTGGTggactggaaaaacaaaaaccttcgTCTGCACTGCTAGCAGTAGAAGAGGAGTATCTAGGGGGAACAAATTTTGCTGGCACCTCTGTAACATCATCGTCAAAACTGGAGAGGACAGCACTGGTTTGTCTGTGATCACTTGCTTTTGGGGACAGAGTGAAATGGACACGATTGATGTGACCAGTCTTAGGAGGGGACGCAGAGGTAGTTATGCCTATGGCCTGTTCGGCTCCATGACCATTAGAAAGAGTGCGATCCTGGACAGATACCTCATCATTCACATCTTCTTTATGGACATTTTGTGAGGGTGAAGGATTATCTTCAAGTTGGCCTCCAACAGTGTCTTGCCTCTTCTTATTTCCTGACATTAACTGAGAATTTGGATCTTGATTTCTGGTAGAGAGACTGCTTGGTTCAAACTCCAACGCTGCCTCTCGAGTAGTCTTACTGTCTTCATTCTCAGAAAGCGGAAGCTGCTTATTAGCTTTAGGGTGTTCAACTGCTTCTGTGGAGAGCTCAGCCAGGTGGAGTGGCTCTGGAGCTGGGCTGAGTGGAGGCGCAGGTGAtgtggagggagaggaggaggtggagcgcTTCCGGGTGGCAATAGTGATCGATTTAAGGGGACAAGGGTGTGTTCTGGGGAGAGTGACTCCTTCTCTGGCTGCAATTTCATGTATACGAGCCTCCAATTTTAGGTGGCGAGGGTGCTGAAGCTGCACAGTGGAATCAGGGAGGTCTGTGCTAAGGCCTTGCATCGTCCGGTCGTTCATCTTACTAAAAGCGACGAATGTCTCTACTGGCTGAGGTGGATCCTGTCTCACCGGGACCACAACATTGCATGTTCCACTGCTCTCGGTATCTGTGCTCTCCTGGCTCTGGAATTAGAAGGTAAGAATGATCTGTGAAGCAGCAAGTCCTGAAAAGGTAATAGTTTACCTTATTACCTGTGAATTAATTAATCCACCACAATCATTTGTGTTACATTCACATCAAAACGTTTTAGCACAGTAACCAACCCTTGAACTCGTTTGCCAAATAGTCTGACATGCTGGAATAAAGCAACACAGCAACCAAACCTCAAAGTTAATTATTAAAGCTTACTGATTTTGTTAAATAAGGAACGTCAAACACTAGCTGAAACACGCCAGTTACCTTAAGAGTGAGATCTGTCCAGACAttaagagaaagacagaatcacaaaaatacaaattagctgatttaaaaacataaatttttgCTAATAATTTACAATACTTTGTGCATTTGAACTTTGATAAGTTTTAAGGCTTTAAACATGTGACTGTTTGCTATGTGAAGTGTAAATATACAGCTGTCTTCATGAGTTATACCATCATAATGTTTTTCAACAGAAGGTCTTTCTTGATCTCCTCAATTCGGTCTCTATCTTCTTTGTCCAACTCCCGAGACTCACACCGCTGTCCTGAGATCTTCAGCTTTATCCACTctgcaaaatcaaaacaaactttCAATAAAGTTTAACTCTTAGGTGCTATATCACACACTGACTACATTGTTATACCTTTGGCTTTGCTCTCTTCTTGGTCAGTGATGCTGTTTGAACTGGACACCATTGTAGATGGAGATTCGCTCTGGAGTAACTTGGCCACTCTGACCGCCAGTGAGCTCTCACTGCTTCCATCACTCAGCAATCCCTGATCTGTTTCACTGACTATAATTGAGGAGGACCTACTATGTGTTGGATGTCCAATTTTAGTTGTTTCGTCCTCTTCTGGTGCCCCCACTGTGTCTGAAGAAGTAGATGAGAGCTGCTGCGTACTCACAGGTGGCAGAGGGATGATAACAGCTGGCTGTGTTGGGATTTTGCTATCAGGAGGTGCAGCACTGCAGCCCTCAGGCTCTGTTCGTCGGGCTGGTTTGGAAAGGACCAGAGTCGCAGTACCATCTTGTGTCCCTATAGCTACTGCAGGGGCTGCAACAAGAGCTTGTGTGGATGgataactttgttttaatttctcagaGGTAAGCATAGAGTCAGATGACGACCTAGCCACCAGAAAGGAGGAATGAGTTCTGGGATCTTCAGCGGTAGAGGAGGAAGTGAATGAGTAGTCCTGCAGTCTGGGGGTTTTCGTCCTCAGTGAGGAGATGTCCCTCAAGGCCTTTGAGCTTTCAAAAGAATCCTCTGTACTTTGATTTAAACTACGGCTTGTTGGCAAGGGTGACCCAACGTTTCTTTCACCACACGTCAACTTGGTACCTAATGACACCTCAGAACCAAACCTCTGTCCCAGCTGGACAACATTCTGGTTGCTGGTTAAACTGCTTTCTTTCGGTTGTTGCTGGCTGGAATGCAGTACAGAAACATGGTTGTCTTTATAAGGCTGGGAGGAGGATGGACTCCTGGATGCAGTGTGGATAGCTTCTGTATCTGACAATGAAGGACACGTAGTCTGATCTGGGATCAGTACAGCTGGACTAAGACTGTCCACACATAATGGTATGGATATACTTGACTCCACTGACAGAATGCTGGACCTGGAAAACTCCCCTTTATGAGGACTGCCACCTGAAGATACAAAAGATACAATGTTTGCGCCATCTTTTTGTCtgttaaatgcatttacaaaaaataggCTGTTAGAATTTTATAAGTTCCATTTTCAAAAAGTTTAGGCACCTTCAGAAGGTTCTGCACTCTTGGTCGGGGTACCAATAGAGCCTCTGATTGTGCAGAGATCAGTGGGAGAGAACTCAGGCTCTCTGATTGGCCCTCTGGGTACAAATGGAGTCAAGATTTTCGAGGGAGACTGGTCAATACCTAGGTTATGAAGATACACCTGGgggtttaaacacacacacagaacacatcAGGCAAAGTCTGTTCCCCCCTTATCTATGATGCATGCTGCGAAAAAGtatgtattaaatatttatgttttaaaatattattatatgtcATTCCTGTTTTCAATTACCGGAATTCGTTCTTCAATGTTGAGCTCTTGATGCCTGGGCTGAGGTGGCGGTGTTGACAGTTTTGATGTCCAGTATGGGGCATAATTATCAACCTCTAGGCTGGTGACAGAAGAAGCTCCAATCGAAGCTCTTAATTTAAGTCCACTGTTGTAACTATCTTGGGAACTTGAAAGTGCCACTCTATCAACCGACACATCACTGAACTGACTGAGTGTCATGAGAGGTGATGCTTGAACTGTGGTGCTTGGCTTCTGGAAGTCATTCGGTATctgacttttgtctttttctggaGGTTTCGCCGTCTTTTGAACTTTCTTTTCCGACATGACAACTGTGCTATGAGAGGAGTGGGATTGTGACCTGCCAAATGGAGGAGCACCGCTCTGAGCTACAGACACAGTGTTATCCTTGTCATTAGGAGCACTACCCACTGCCTGTCCTATTCCTGGAAAAGAGGAGCAAGATATAACTGAGGAGGACCTCTGTGTGACAGTCTGGTTGGCAGTACTTGAGACTGGAGGCTGTTGTAAACTCTTCACCTGCTGACTGAGGATATGATTCAGAGTGTCAGATACTGCATCGTAAGCTTTCTTTTTGGGAGAGATACCAGAAAATCCTTGCAGAGCCAAGCTATCAAACAGCGACGTATTGCCTGAACTCTGATTTGCCCTCCAAGCGTCTACTTTCTGCATATAGTTGAGACTTGGGAGAAACTGCACTTTTTCAGAGGTAGTTTCCTGTTGGCCCTGCTTTTTCACTTGAGAACAATGGTCTTCAGCAACAGGATCTGGCTGTGGAGAGGTGCCTGTGCCTGTGTTTGATTGATTCATTGAGTTCTCTTTATCAGATTCTACAACAGAAAGTTGCCCTAATTTAGTCTTGACACTTGATTTAGGTGTGGCCTTAAAAACCCCTGGAGTGGACTGCGACTGTGGAAGAAAACCCAGGTAGGACCCATCAATCCCTGTTTGGTTTCCAAAGGACCAATGGTCTTGCTGTTGGTGAACTCTTGGTATAACacctgctgaaaacacacatgtCCATGGTGCACCACCAGGATTTGTTCTTGTCACACCTAACTTGCCTTCAGAAATCTCTGTAGGAATTTGTGTGAGCGATGAACATGGTGATGTGGgacttttctcctgtttttgtttagattcAGCTTCATGTTTGCTGTGCCTCTCTGCCTCAGCCAGAAGCTCTCTGTGTAATGCTTCAGTAGTGTCATCAGGCTGAGTGCTGCGGGACCCCGTGGTAATGTTACAGACCTCAGACGACAGTGTTTGAGATTGTTCAGGGTTTGTACATATATCAGGTTCTCGTGTTTGCTGTTGAGAAAGAGAAGCTTCACCTGGAGGACCTTCTATTCTAAACAGGCTTTGGTCAGTGCCTGGTTTGCAAACTTTAGTGCTTTTAGAGTCTCTAACCAGAGATGCTGTGCTCTTCACAGACATCCCTGAGGAAGAGGAAATGGCACTACTGCTGCTTGGCATGCCAATATCTTTCTGAAGGCGTTCCAGAAGTTGCTGGGCAGGAATATCCTTACTCAAAAACAAAGTCTCATCCTCATTAGTCTCCCCCACTAGTTTGCCTAGTGATTCTAAACCATTTTCACTGCTACCTGTGTCAACTATGGATGGTGCTTTCTGTTTGTCAGTTGAGAAGTGAGAGCTTTCATTTAGTCGGTCAGCCTCTGGCGACAAACTATGTTGGGacagagagcagcagctgcTTGCTCTTTCGTCAGAGAGGACAGTTGCCTGCGACAATGAGCCACACTCAGAGGCCTGAGTGGTCCATTCCTGGGACAGAGCATGAAATCTCACTGATGCCACTGAATTGTCAGGGTACGcccttgaaaataaaaatttaaatacataacatcaacaaattaaacttttatttacattataatcCTGTTGTAGAAAAACTGgtaattgacatttttttaccTTAAAGGGGCAAATTCATTGTCACTTTGATGGAATAATAAGTATTCAGTCAAGTTGTGTTCCACACCAGCAGTTGCAGCCAACAGGGTAAGGGCTGGAGACAAATTACTGTCCTGAAATTCTGACCATACAGAAAGTGTTTGATTTCTACACGCAACATAACCAGGCATAACACTTACTGTACACCTGAATTACTGAAActacaaactttaaaaaaacagaaagccCCAAAGGAATAAATAAGAACCTACTGTGTTGAATGATCAACTACACAACTTTAAATGTCAGTTTCAATACCTTGGCATAATGAACGAACAtagtaaacataaaaataatatttactaCGTTTATGTAATCAAATCCACAGATTTCCAACAATTAATGCTTCTAAATACCTATTCAACATtatgacaaaaatgtatataagttaataaacatattatttCATTCAATGCACATACCTAGTTGCAAAGAATGTCCTCCTGGCTGTTGAAGCTCAACATCATCTGTAGTAGGTCCAGGCTGCCTTAGGTTGCAACTGGCACTGTGGTGACTTTGAGTTGGTTGGTTTTTGGGCGTTTGTCCAACAGACTGACTTACACCTTCATCTGCTAGCAGCTGAGGAGACAGTGGCACCCTCTGTGAATCAGTGAAACTTAATGCATAACTTAATGTCCCCATGTCCTTTAACCCTGCAATGTAATCTTGACAaaactaaactgtttttaaaaagttagttAACAGCTCTATAGTTCTTATAGAGCATTGTGCTAAAACatatccttaaaaaaaaaaaaagaagtcccACACAGGCCAAAACAAGAATGAACACTGAGATCAACATGAAGTTGATCTACAAAATGTAGAAaccaaaatcaaaagaaaaccaATCTGACAACCCCTAACGCTATTAGCAAGGCTACATACACGTAATTTTCCCTGTCAACTATTTCCACCTACAAGATTTCCAAAATACACTGAGTAGTGTGTTAAAACATAACTTTTTTAACATCAGCAAACTGTCTGAACACATCTGTAACTTAATGCACAACGCATGGGGTGGGGACTAAGGATCATGATTCCATCTATACAACGGTGTGCTTCCCTGTTATCGGGGCTCAGAACCGCCACTAAGGGATCGAATTGATTGCTGGGCGGGgctacacctggtggggtgggattcggtcccgcggccttctgcatcgcAACCTGATGTTTTACCCCTAATTGAGGATAAACTGTAAGCGGTCATCTGCTGCCGTTTTGGGTCGAAAATATGTTCCTCGTGATACAAACGCACGCTCACCTTGCAAATTGCACTTTcctttaaaagttaaatgaaatcATTGTGCATATGTCTTATCacgtttagtttgtttattaaCATTAGCTGACAAGCAAAGCTTAACGTTAATTAGCAACAGGTGGGGATAATGACACATGGCTAAACAATGTACTATCTGCACACTGCTGCATAGATAGTCACCGCTCATCTGTGTCGCTGCCATTAACAAACCCCACACTGCGTTTAAAAGGCAGGAGTATAGTCGATAAagtagctaacgttagctaacaaCCACGAACATGGTAAGTTAGCACTTACCCAAGCTAGGTACTGAAATCGGCCAACGCTAGGTAATTGCACGCGAAAGCGAAACACGCCAGAGATGCTGCATAATATCATGTCAAAACACGAATAACGTTCAcgttataaaataaatcacctCTGAAAGATCCATGTTGTTGTCAGTCCACAACATTGACCGCGCTG is a window from the Channa argus isolate prfri chromosome 16, Channa argus male v1.0, whole genome shotgun sequence genome containing:
- the alms1 gene encoding serine-rich adhesin for platelets isoform X2, whose amino-acid sequence is MLWTDNNMDLSERVPLSPQLLADEGVSQSVGQTPKNQPTQSHHSASCNLRQPGPTTDDVELQQPGGHSLQLEFQDSNLSPALTLLAATAGVEHNLTEYLLFHQSDNEFAPLRAYPDNSVASVRFHALSQEWTTQASECGSLSQATVLSDERASSCCSLSQHSLSPEADRLNESSHFSTDKQKAPSIVDTGSSENGLESLGKLVGETNEDETLFLSKDIPAQQLLERLQKDIGMPSSSSAISSSSGMSVKSTASLVRDSKSTKVCKPGTDQSLFRIEGPPGEASLSQQQTREPDICTNPEQSQTLSSEVCNITTGSRSTQPDDTTEALHRELLAEAERHSKHEAESKQKQEKSPTSPCSSLTQIPTEISEGKLGVTRTNPGGAPWTCVFSAGVIPRVHQQQDHWSFGNQTGIDGSYLGFLPQSQSTPGVFKATPKSSVKTKLGQLSVVESDKENSMNQSNTGTGTSPQPDPVAEDHCSQVKKQGQQETTSEKVQFLPSLNYMQKVDAWRANQSSGNTSLFDSLALQGFSGISPKKKAYDAVSDTLNHILSQQVKSLQQPPVSSTANQTVTQRSSSVISCSSFPGIGQAVGSAPNDKDNTVSVAQSGAPPFGRSQSHSSHSTVVMSEKKVQKTAKPPEKDKSQIPNDFQKPSTTVQASPLMTLSQFSDVSVDRVALSSSQDSYNSGLKLRASIGASSVTSLEVDNYAPYWTSKLSTPPPQPRHQELNIEERIPVYLHNLGIDQSPSKILTPFVPRGPIREPEFSPTDLCTIRGSIGTPTKSAEPSEGGSPHKGEFSRSSILSVESSISIPLCVDSLSPAVLIPDQTTCPSLSDTEAIHTASRSPSSSQPYKDNHVSVLHSSQQQPKESSLTSNQNVVQLGQRFGSEVSLGTKLTCGERNVGSPLPTSRSLNQSTEDSFESSKALRDISSLRTKTPRLQDYSFTSSSTAEDPRTHSSFLVARSSSDSMLTSEKLKQSYPSTQALVAAPAVAIGTQDGTATLVLSKPARRTEPEGCSAAPPDSKIPTQPAVIIPLPPVSTQQLSSTSSDTVGAPEEDETTKIGHPTHSRSSSIIVSETDQGLLSDGSSESSLAVRVAKLLQSESPSTMVSSSNSITDQEESKAKEWIKLKISGQRCESRELDKEDRDRIEEIKKDLLLKNIMMSQESTDTESSGTCNVVVPVRQDPPQPVETFVAFSKMNDRTMQGLSTDLPDSTVQLQHPRHLKLEARIHEIAAREGVTLPRTHPCPLKSITIATRKRSTSSSPSTSPAPPLSPAPEPLHLAELSTEAVEHPKANKQLPLSENEDSKTTREAALEFEPSSLSTRNQDPNSQLMSGNKKRQDTVGGQLEDNPSPSQNVHKEDVNDEVSVQDRTLSNGHGAEQAIGITTSASPPKTGHINRVHFTLSPKASDHRQTSAVLSSFDDDVTEVPAKFVPPRYSSSTASSADEGFCFSSPPEWFETREQIRQHGLERTDSSILFKTAVSQGTSTYTSAQSSAPHHRPEVSPGHLNTESSAMPVLLPYKPGGSEELFYVPQTEADVSSTGPSDTTIESSHTGSDDALPPRFSSDILGHLNPGLDRGVTIRHTEGIYSKRFKTATFRMQQPERRDASVATDKSETCQSQVLHQSSQVSGAFTRVPTSSKQEPSTRDQGTSPVPFFTHNSPEPSNEAFQPVRMEMDHDRKSPHVNQNFIGDSREQQSRYPGIHHPDSQQRSLDELWQRFCHLLRLEESRPATEREASLLDRLERLSHSIHNTRAADVPEQAEEYHDSYPINQKLGMRRKHATGEEKRHLRGDESSLRYEAREAERNIGGSKRMEDDLPSYTWTQRLQVEKSQPAGDDSHAFFTSSLSRSSFQSQHLCPADRDGTDTLSTVSGSMSTIDTARLIRAFGAHRVQYLKSSPSLSKLYSTINKQKEGKEQRTGRNLAAPHISTQSETSGTDESVCTSACCPQSCYEVAADSASSTSTYMLPSHSGPSRTFGTKKAVKLVSKGIQAGDLEIVSNGTRRHTRDVGTTFPSPGETSAPRPISLSLFSAERRTGGQRSLSKSGEFQKQRKSKRSPSKPYPEGVSWFISADDLRSEARKENQPEDESSAWRPSTAWFEPYGTRHPWREPLRQRQVHGDRNQQPTFIHHAEVDPELRPKKMSSGLARVSLQEALEMQRPEFISRSRQRMRRLALQMEERKLKPVFTREEDELFRLPKPGTVLLRRAVPRKEMIQRSKQIYENLPEVQRRREEEKRKAEYQSYRLNAKLYNKRITNHVLGRRSAWQ